A genomic window from Nicotiana sylvestris chromosome 11, ASM39365v2, whole genome shotgun sequence includes:
- the LOC104224083 gene encoding protein ACCELERATED CELL DEATH 6-like, which produces MPMDKLLYVAAKEGNMEVLEQYKDKFATELTPYNNTVLHVAAQHDGFNRPKSPIGFLDMAGPNLFFSLNCNGDTFIHVAARNGNLEIIKAFINYTKNCGGLGIVRDIEADIQKLLSITNNDGNTALHEAVMHGRRSDDMVELLVKEDAAFSHPPNKAGKSPLYLAVERGDNVSVELILNNCASPSYAGPIGATALHAVVMHPFPTTECLEMIVKKEGTLTKQVDEFAWNSLHFAAYFGYAKIVKQLLVADREMAYKTIREYNMTPLHLAAINDNHEVVEEILNQCPDTLEAVTSHGQNLLHLACTNKENSRENSKMRDFLGRQHLLQNLIDQKDADGNTPFHAKGKIVLYHPRLEEIDLDRIRHTSLREEMLRECMEVWKERANTHLIVATLIATVSFAAGFTIPGGYNGDDGPNKGMAILWKKAAFQVFAVADTFAMTSSTSAMFLHYLATYERETKRLNRYVTAGILVLIAMVAMMVAFMTGLYVVLPSSSCVAVSICFICSLTLIGLIFSFGKTLSDSFSEFSKYYC; this is translated from the exons ATGCCTATGGATAAGCTGTTATACGTAGCTGCCAAAGAAGGTAACATGGAGGTTCTGGAACAATACAAGGATAAGTTCGCCACCGAATTAACTCCTTATAACAACACGGTCCTCCATGTTGCAGCTCAGCATGATGGTTTCAATCGACCGAAATCCCCCATAGGTTTTCTTGATATGGCAGGTCCGAACTTGTTCTTCAGCTTGAACTGTAACGGGGATACTTTTATTCATGTGGCTGCTAGAAATGGCAATCTTGAGATCATTAAAGCTTTTATCAACTACACGAAAAATTGTGGAGGGCTCGGGATTGTTCGTGATATAGAAGCTGACATTCAAAAACTGCTGAGTATTACCAATAACGATGGAAATACGGCCTTGCATGAAGCTGTAATGCATGGGCGGCGTAGTGACGACATGGTAGAATTATTGGTTAAAGAAGATGCTGCTTTCTCACATCCGCCTAATAAAGCCGGGAAAAGTCCACTGTATCTTGCTGTGGAAAGAGGAGATAATGTTTCTGTTGAATTGATTCTGAACAACTGCGCTTCACCATCTTATGCTGGCCCTATTGGCGCAACTGCGCTACATGCAGTTGTAATGCATCCTTTCCCTACTACAG AATGCTTGGAAATGATAGTAAAAAAGGAAGGAACTTTGACAAAGCAAGTAGACGAATTTGCATGGAATTCTCTCCATTTCGCGGCATACTTCGGCTATGCAAAAATAGTGAAACAATTATTAGTTGCAGACAGAGAAATGGCTTATAAAACCATCAGAGAATACAATATGACACCTCTGCATTTAGCAGCCATTAATGATAATCATGAGGTTGTGGAAGAGATTTTAAATCAATGTCCAGATACCTTGGAGGCAGTCACTAGCCATGGCCAAAATCTTCTTCACCTTGCATGCACTAATAAGGAGAATTCGAGGGAGAATTCAAAAATGAGAGATTTCCTTGGCAGACAACACCTGCTCCAAAACCTCATAGATCAGAAAGACGCTGATGGGAACACGCCCTTTCATGCTAAAGGGAAAATCGTGTTATATCACCCTCGCTTGGAGGAAATAGATCTCGACAGAATCAGACAT ACATCATTACGTGAAGAGATGCTTAGAGAATGCATGGAAGTATGGAAAGAAAGAGCGAACACACATTTGATAGTGGCTACTCTCATAGCAACAGTCTCTTTCGCGGCTGGCTTTACCATTCCTGGTGGCTACAATGGTGACGATGGTCCAAATAAAGGCATGGCAATCCTATGGAAGAAAGCAGCATTTCAAGTATTCGCAGTAGCAGATACATTTGCCATGACATCTTCAACTTCTGCAATGTTCTTACATTACCTTGCAACTTACGAACGAGAGACCAAAAGGTTGAATCGTTATGTAACTGCTGGCATCCTTGTCTTGATTGCTATGGTAGCAATGATGGTAGCATTTATGACTGGTTTATACGTTGTGCTACCTTCTTCAAGCTGTGTAGCAGTATCTATCTGTTTCATTTGTTCTTTAACACTTATCGGTTTGATATTTAGTTTTGGTAAGACTTTATCTGATTCATTTTCAGAGTTTTCGAAATATTATTGCTGA